The segment GGGGATGAGGAGGGCGCTTAACGAAGTTTCGCCGGCGCTCGTGCGGCGGGGAGGAACGCGCGGCCCGGTCATCGCATGAAGGGACGAGCCGGGCCGCGTGGAACGTCGAGCCCGAGGGAGTGCGCACCGGGGCTTCTGGGGTCAGCGGTTTTTCTTCTTGTGACGATCGCGGCGAAGGCGCTTCTTACGCTTGTGGGTCGCAATCTTCTTGCGTTTGCGCTTCTTTCCGCTTCCCATCGGTCTCCTATCGGGTATCGGCCCGCGCTCAGCCGCGCACCGCACCTTTGAGTTCGTTGGATGCCTTGAAGACGGGCACGAGCTTGGCGGGAACCATGACCTCCGCTCCGCTGCGGGGGTTTCGCGCCTTGCGCGCTTTGCGCTCGCGCACCTTGAACGTGCCGAAACCTCGAATCTCGATATGCTTTCCTTCGCTCAACGCCCGCGAAATCGCGTTCAACAGCTGGTCCACGATCGTTGCCGTCTCGCTCTTGGAGATCCGAGTCTTACCCGAGATCTCGTCTACCAGATCTGCCTTCGTCAAGGGCTCCTCCTGCTTCCGGGCGGCCTCAAGCCGCCAAACCGTTCAGGGGCGCACTCTAGCACCGCGTGGGACACCCCGTCAATTAACGCAGCCGATACTCGAGGCGCGGACCCGATTGGCTGAGCGCCGGGATGAAGTGTAACTTTTCCTCGAAGAAGTCCATCAGCGACACGCGGCGTCTCTCCTTCCGCACCACGACCGGGCGGCCCTCGATGCGGGCCATGCTCGCGGCGAGTTGGATCGCGTCGTTCAAATCCCCCAACCGATCCACGAACCCGTAGTCCAGAGCCTGGTCCCCCGAGAAGATCCTTCCGTCCGCGTAGGGAAGGATGTCGCGTCGGTCCAGGCTTCGCCCCTCGGAGATCGCGTCCACGAATTGCTCGTACACGTTCGAAAGGACGCCCTGGAGCAGCTCGCGCTCCTCGAAGCTCATCGGACGGGACATCGATCCGATGTCCTTGAACTTGCCGGTCTTCACGACCTCGAAGCGCAGCCCTACCTTTCGGAAGAGCTCCTCGGTGTTGGGGAAGCTCATGATCACGCCGATGCTCCCGGTCAGGGTTCCCGGGTTCGATACGATCGAGTCGGCCGCGCAGGCGACATAGTAGGCTCCGGAGGCCGCCACCCCGCCCATGGACGCCACGACCGGCTTGTCATCCTCCCGGACCTTCCGGACCGCCTCGTAGATCTCTTGCGAAGCCGCGACCCCGCCCCCGGGGCTATCCAGCCTCAGAACGACCGCGCGCACGCTCGAGTCGCGCCGCATGCGCTCCAGCTGGTCGACGACGCTCTCGGAGGATTCGATATCTCCGATGATCTCGACCAGGCCCACGCGCCTGCTCAGCGGCCCGAGGGAGAATCCCTCTTTTTGGAAGGTGAGATTGACGATCAGGAAGGCGAGGCTCACGGTCGCAACCGTGCCGACGAAGAGGACGGCACAGCCCACGAGCCAGCGTTTCACGGCCATTCGGCGTTCTCCGGATACCCCGCGCGTCGGGCGATGCCTGGTACGCTAACAAAGCCCCCGAAGGAATTCAATCGACGCGACTTGAGGGCAAGCAAAACGGGGCGCCCGGTGCTCCGGACGCCCCGTGCCGGCCTCGCGGCCGAAAGAACTGCTCCCCGCTGGTGTCGCGCACCTAGTGCCAGTGAAACTGCGTCGTCTCGTCGAGGGGATCAGCTCAGGACCAGGCGATTCTCGCGAGCACCGCAGGGAACATGTGGCGCAGTGCGTATGTGTCCTGGTTCTAGAGCAATCCCCGTACCCGGGAGGGTCTACGCGGTGGCCAGAGGCAGGCATTCGGGCTCGGAAATTCGCGTGGCTGTAATTAGTTAAAACAAAGAGGCTTATGATATCGCCCTAATGTCGTGTCGAGGGGCTTGAACCCCTCGCTTCAGGCGAGGAGGCCCGGCCGCACCCTCCGACCGTCCCGCGGGCGCGACACGTGGGTAGGATGGCTCAGATTCAGGGGGCAATTGCCCCAGCGGACTCCGATACGAGGAGCGATTTTCCCGTCATCTCGCCCGGCGCCGGGATTCCCATGAGGGAAAGCAAGCTCGGCGCCACGTCGGCCAGGATCCCACTCCGGAGGGAGTAGCCGCCCGGCCCCACGAGCAGGATGGGAACGGGGTGCATCGTGTGCGCCGTGTGCGGGCCGCCTGTATCGTAGTCGATCATCTGGTCGGCGTTCCCGTGATCGGCGGTCACGAGCACCGTCCCCGACCGGCGGCGCACAGCTTCGATGAGACGTCCCAGGCAGGTGTCCACCGTCTCCACGGCTTTGACGGCTGCTTCGATCACGCCGGTGTGGCCGACCATGTCGGCGTTCGCGTAGTTCAGGACGAAAAACCCGTAGGTCGAATCGGAAAGCCGCCGGACCGCCTCGTCGGTCACTTCGAAGGCGCTCATCTCGGGCTTCAGGTCGTACGTGGCCACCTGGGGGGATGGGATAAGGACGCGATCCTCCCCTTCGAAGGGCACCTCCTCGCTTCCGTTGAAGAAGTAGGTCACGTGGGCGTACTTTTCGGTCTCCGCGATTCGAAGCTGACGGATCCCCTCCCGGCTGATCACCTCGCCGAGCGTGTTGCGCAGCGGCTCATCCGTGAACAGCACCGGATACGGGAAGGTCTCGTCGTAGGAGGTCATGCAGACGTAATCGAGGTCGAGCGGGCGGGGCCGTGGAAAGGCGTCGAAGGAAGGGTCGGCGAGGGCACGGGTCAGCTGCCGCATCCGGTCGGGGCGGAAGTTATACGCGATCACCGTGTCCCCCCGGGCGATGCTCCCGTCGTCGCCCGGCCGTTCGATCACGGTTGGCATGACAAATTCATCGCTCTCCCCGCGCGCGTACGCCTGATCGAGCGCCGATCGGGCGCTCTCGGCTTTCAGCCCCTCCCCCAGAACCATCGCGCGGTAGGCCAGCTCCGTCCGGGGCCACCGCTTGTCGCGGTCCATGGCGTAGTATCGACCGCCAACGGTCGCGATCCTTCCGCGGCCGATCTCTCGAAAAACCGACTCGGTCGATTCGAGATCCGCCCTGGCCGACCGCGGCGGGACGTCCCTGCCGTCCAGGATCGCGTGGACGCGCAGACGCGAGATTCCCGACCCCGCGGCGATCCGGAGCAATGCGTGCAGGTGGCGGATGTGGCTGTGCACGCCGCCGGGAGAATGAAGCCCGACCAAATGGAGCGCGGCGTCTCGCCTCTTCGTCCGCTCGAGGGTCTTCCGGAGAACCCCGTTTCGAGCGAGCGACCCGTCCCCGATCGCGGCATCGATGCGGGTCAGGTCCTGGTACACGATCCGGCCGGCCCCGAGATTCAGGTGCCCCACCTCGGAATTTCCCATCTGACCGGAGGGGAGACCCACCGACTCCCCCCAGGTGACGAGCGTCGCATGAGGACAGGTCCGCGTCAGCCTGTCCATGGTCGGCGTGCGCGCCATCTTCACCGCGTTTCCCTCGGCGCGGGGGTTCAACGCCCACCCGTCGAGAATGATCAGCCCCGCGAGCGGGATCGAGGAAGAGGACATGCCCGGAGGGTATCACAGCCCCAAGACGCGATCGGTCGGAGAAACGCTCCGTCCGCGGGCGCGGCCAGGATTCCGACTCGCCTACTTCTTGGTGACGTTCGCGGCCTGAGGACCCTTGGGGCCTTGCGTCACCTCGAAGGAGACCTCGTCCCCTTCCTTCAGGCTTCGAAAGCCGTCGCCGACAATGGCGCTGTAGTGAACGAAGACGTCGGGACCGCCCTGGCGTTCGATGAACCCGAACCCTTTCGCTTCGTTGAACCACTTCACACGGCCTGTTTCAGGCATGGCGGGTCAATCCTCCTTTCGCCGAGACAAAACCTGTGCCGCTACCGTGCAGACGATCGAAACCGCGCAGGCGAACCACACCGGCGCGATCCAAGGTTTGGGCACGAGAAACACGACATCCAAATCCCCCGCATGCGCCGGGAACCCCGTCCAGACCTTGAGAAACACGTAATAGAAGAGATCCCAGAGCCCGAAGACCCACAGGCCGCGCGCGATCCCCACGCGAAGGGACGGGCGGCCGAGAAATGAGACCGCGCCGATCATGATGAGCGTTGCGATCTCGCGCCATTGCTCGAGCCTCAGCCCCGGCTCCGGGATGACGTGAAACGGGGGCCCCCACCCCTCGGGGTAATAGAGCCTCTTCAGCGTCACGACGCACGCCGCTTCGACGAACGCCATCGCCAGGGCGTAGATTGTGAGCGCGATCCACCCCACGCGCCTCCTGGGCGGGACCGTCGTCACAAGCCTCGCGCCCGCGGGCCCGTGAAGACGGCGGGCTCCTCTTCAAGGCCGAGCATCGAGAACGGAGCCTCGACAAGGCACACCCCGAACCGCGCCGCGACCGCCTCGGCGAGCCGGTCGGCGAGGTCCTGTGCAAGCCGGTCCGCGAGCCCGGCGGCGTGCGACGGGAAGCCGAGCAGCTCTCCGATCGAGCGCGCGCCGGACGCGAGCGATGCCTCGGCCTGCGCTCCGTCCGACCGGAAGGAGACGATCTCGCGGTGGCGCGCGGACAGCGGAACCGAGGCATGGCAGAGCGCCCCGGTGCGCGAGAACCGCGAAGCGAGCCCCGCGACCTTGTACCCCGCGGCCCCGACCTCTCCCGACTCGATGCGGGCGAAGCACGGGGCCTCGCCGGGTCTCGCGGGCGCGGGGCGTGGCGTCGCCGCGTCGACCCGCGCCGCGTTCACGCCGCATCCGCGAAGCGCTTCGGCCAGCGCCTCGGCCGCCTCGTTCGCGAATCCACGAGGCGTCAAACGCCAGGGTCCCGGGAGGGTCGCCGCAAGCGCGAAGGTGACCTCCTCCCAATGGAGAACCGCGTTCCCCCCCGTCGGGCGCCGCGCCACGGCGATCCCTTCCCGCGAGAGCGCGCGCTCATCCCACCCCGCGGGAAAGGGCTCGCTGCGTCCCAGGCTCAAGGTCGGGCGATCCCACCCGTAGGTTCGAAACACGAGCCGCGCGGGCCCCAGCGACACCCAGTCGAGGAGCGCCGCGTCG is part of the Candidatus Eisenbacteria bacterium genome and harbors:
- a CDS encoding 2,3-bisphosphoglycerate-independent phosphoglycerate mutase is translated as MSSSSIPLAGLIILDGWALNPRAEGNAVKMARTPTMDRLTRTCPHATLVTWGESVGLPSGQMGNSEVGHLNLGAGRIVYQDLTRIDAAIGDGSLARNGVLRKTLERTKRRDAALHLVGLHSPGGVHSHIRHLHALLRIAAGSGISRLRVHAILDGRDVPPRSARADLESTESVFREIGRGRIATVGGRYYAMDRDKRWPRTELAYRAMVLGEGLKAESARSALDQAYARGESDEFVMPTVIERPGDDGSIARGDTVIAYNFRPDRMRQLTRALADPSFDAFPRPRPLDLDYVCMTSYDETFPYPVLFTDEPLRNTLGEVISREGIRQLRIAETEKYAHVTYFFNGSEEVPFEGEDRVLIPSPQVATYDLKPEMSAFEVTDEAVRRLSDSTYGFFVLNYANADMVGHTGVIEAAVKAVETVDTCLGRLIEAVRRRSGTVLVTADHGNADQMIDYDTGGPHTAHTMHPVPILLVGPGGYSLRSGILADVAPSLLSLMGIPAPGEMTGKSLLVSESAGAIAP
- a CDS encoding integration host factor subunit beta, with the translated sequence MTKADLVDEISGKTRISKSETATIVDQLLNAISRALSEGKHIEIRGFGTFKVRERKARKARNPRSGAEVMVPAKLVPVFKASNELKGAVRG
- a CDS encoding cold shock domain-containing protein codes for the protein MPETGRVKWFNEAKGFGFIERQGGPDVFVHYSAIVGDGFRSLKEGDEVSFEVTQGPKGPQAANVTKK
- a CDS encoding lipoate--protein ligase family protein — translated: MAADAALLDWVSLGPARLVFRTYGWDRPTLSLGRSEPFPAGWDERALSREGIAVARRPTGGNAVLHWEEVTFALAATLPGPWRLTPRGFANEAAEALAEALRGCGVNAARVDAATPRPAPARPGEAPCFARIESGEVGAAGYKVAGLASRFSRTGALCHASVPLSARHREIVSFRSDGAQAEASLASGARSIGELLGFPSHAAGLADRLAQDLADRLAEAVAARFGVCLVEAPFSMLGLEEEPAVFTGPRARGL
- the sppA gene encoding signal peptide peptidase SppA; its protein translation is MAVKRWLVGCAVLFVGTVATVSLAFLIVNLTFQKEGFSLGPLSRRVGLVEIIGDIESSESVVDQLERMRRDSSVRAVVLRLDSPGGGVAASQEIYEAVRKVREDDKPVVASMGGVAASGAYYVACAADSIVSNPGTLTGSIGVIMSFPNTEELFRKVGLRFEVVKTGKFKDIGSMSRPMSFEERELLQGVLSNVYEQFVDAISEGRSLDRRDILPYADGRIFSGDQALDYGFVDRLGDLNDAIQLAASMARIEGRPVVVRKERRRVSLMDFFEEKLHFIPALSQSGPRLEYRLR